In the Thermococcus sp. MAR1 genome, one interval contains:
- a CDS encoding HD domain-containing protein, translating into MKLVHDPIHGHIELDEFAVRLVDTQEFQRLRRITQLGLAFLAYPSARHTRFEHSLGTFYLAKRIAEHNPEIEEGAVYAALLHDLGHYPLSHTLEALYPRHEENTKWFIRHGEIGDVVREQYSLTEFLRFLKHPLVSGDIDSDRMDYLVRDAYYTGVAYGLVDLDRLVRNLHYDGERLIIGEKGIMAAQSLLLARSMMYSTVYGHHVSRIASAMLVKAVELEGISFEEIRTMDEVDLVARLRRSEKDEVRELVKAMDDRRLYKRVLYTNRDPGEGAVEELRGELEAEFGHLVLVDYPPKPKFEEKNAFVETENGLKRLSEVSPLVRSLVELKDAHWRWGIYARADVRERVERFLKTFLD; encoded by the coding sequence ATGAAGCTCGTCCACGACCCAATACATGGCCACATCGAGCTTGACGAGTTTGCGGTTAGGCTTGTGGATACACAGGAGTTTCAAAGGCTCAGACGGATAACCCAGCTCGGCTTGGCTTTTCTCGCCTACCCCTCCGCCCGGCACACCCGCTTCGAGCACTCGCTGGGAACTTTCTATCTGGCAAAGCGAATCGCCGAACACAACCCCGAAATCGAGGAAGGCGCAGTTTACGCGGCTTTACTGCACGACCTCGGGCACTACCCCCTCAGCCACACCCTTGAGGCACTCTATCCCAGACACGAGGAGAACACGAAGTGGTTCATAAGGCACGGCGAAATCGGCGACGTAGTGAGGGAGCAGTACTCACTCACGGAGTTCCTGAGGTTCCTCAAACACCCCCTCGTTAGCGGAGACATTGATTCCGACAGGATGGACTATCTGGTGCGCGATGCGTACTATACCGGCGTGGCCTACGGTCTGGTCGACCTGGACAGGCTCGTGAGGAACCTGCACTACGATGGTGAGAGGCTGATAATCGGGGAGAAGGGCATCATGGCCGCACAGAGCCTCCTCCTGGCTAGGAGTATGATGTATTCCACCGTTTACGGGCACCACGTTTCGAGGATCGCCAGCGCAATGCTCGTCAAGGCGGTCGAACTGGAGGGGATTTCCTTCGAGGAGATACGCACCATGGACGAGGTTGACCTCGTAGCGAGGCTCAGGAGGAGCGAGAAGGACGAAGTTCGCGAGCTCGTCAAGGCCATGGACGACAGGAGGCTCTACAAGCGTGTTCTCTACACGAACAGAGACCCCGGTGAGGGGGCAGTTGAAGAGCTGCGGGGAGAACTTGAAGCCGAGTTTGGCCACTTAGTCCTGGTGGATTACCCCCCAAAGCCCAAGTTCGAGGAGAAAAACGCCTTCGTCGAGACGGAGAACGGGCTGAAGCGTCTCAGCGAGGTTTCACCTCTCGTTCGTTCCCTCGTTGAACTGAAGGACGCTCACTGGCGCTGGGGGATCTATGCGAGGGCCGACGTGAGGGAGCGGGTTGAAAGGTTTCTGAAGACCTTCCTTGATTGA
- a CDS encoding ABC transporter ATP-binding protein: MIEARDLKKHFGSIKALDGVTVDIPEGITLILGPNGGGKSTFLKLATGVYRPSAGEIRVFGEVPWNNGRLKARFGVAYDPPAFPQFTTGREWLTLFAESKGFGEEEVERVAELFEVKSFLDKRISGYSSGMLKRLSLAQAFVGKPELIFLDEPLANIDFDSMERVIEIIEGMKKTNFVVISHIWEPLIPIVDWVVVIGNGKLVLSGKAEEVQEEVEKLFKPKVGRSKRRGSEDAPSLGQEGRQTPSGGEPLEVEASAR; this comes from the coding sequence ATAATCGAGGCGAGAGACCTGAAGAAACACTTCGGGAGCATCAAGGCGCTCGACGGCGTTACCGTGGACATTCCTGAGGGAATCACCCTGATCCTCGGCCCCAACGGCGGCGGAAAGAGCACCTTCCTCAAGCTCGCTACCGGCGTTTATCGTCCAAGCGCCGGAGAGATAAGGGTCTTCGGTGAAGTCCCCTGGAACAATGGACGACTTAAGGCCCGCTTCGGCGTTGCCTACGACCCGCCGGCTTTTCCGCAGTTCACTACGGGCAGGGAATGGCTGACTCTCTTCGCTGAGAGCAAAGGGTTCGGTGAGGAAGAAGTCGAGAGGGTTGCGGAGCTATTTGAGGTCAAAAGCTTCCTTGACAAGAGGATAAGCGGCTACTCATCGGGAATGCTCAAGAGGCTCTCCCTTGCACAGGCCTTCGTAGGGAAGCCCGAGCTGATATTCCTCGACGAGCCCCTGGCGAACATAGACTTCGACAGCATGGAGAGGGTTATTGAGATAATCGAGGGGATGAAAAAGACCAACTTCGTTGTCATAAGCCACATCTGGGAGCCGCTGATTCCGATAGTGGACTGGGTGGTTGTCATAGGCAACGGAAAGCTCGTCCTGAGCGGAAAAGCGGAGGAGGTTCAGGAAGAGGTCGAGAAGCTCTTCAAACCCAAGGTTGGACGTTCGAAAAGGAGAGGGAGCGAAGATGCCCCCTCTCTAGGGCAGGAGGGTCGGCAAACTCCAAGCGGAGGTGAACCACTTGAAGTGGAAGCCTCTGCCCGTTGA
- a CDS encoding MYXO-CTERM sorting domain-containing protein has product MERRCVIFRWEMNDVVKNVLLLFGILLVGMAMKQSIMGVNSSMGFVSGTEIELFGPLRAKEVASSIQILLSLDDVWTLMGFLVLLLGALTFRYDRDSGVARSIYSLPYSNGELFGVKLLSLLIYGFTMILLPFAYVSVTTYASILKYLPQITSNFLSDALVLVIFLVLYLVAVATFVSLASPNAFLAFMVGFAVIYAPRVTGLSNVPPVLFINALHRSGSSDFTPFTVHYIGWGLLVPLALFALSWVLIRRRDVV; this is encoded by the coding sequence ATGGAACGTCGGTGTGTAATCTTCCGCTGGGAAATGAATGACGTTGTGAAGAACGTTCTCTTACTGTTCGGAATACTCCTGGTAGGGATGGCCATGAAGCAGTCCATTATGGGTGTTAATTCAAGCATGGGGTTTGTCTCTGGAACCGAAATTGAACTCTTTGGGCCTCTCCGGGCAAAGGAGGTGGCGTCGAGTATTCAAATCCTCCTTTCCCTCGACGACGTCTGGACACTGATGGGCTTTCTCGTTCTGCTCCTCGGCGCTTTAACGTTCCGCTACGACAGGGACAGCGGCGTTGCGCGTTCGATTTACTCGCTTCCTTACTCCAACGGTGAACTCTTCGGGGTCAAGCTTCTCTCGCTCTTAATCTACGGATTCACCATGATACTGCTGCCCTTCGCCTACGTTAGCGTGACCACTTACGCAAGCATACTGAAGTACCTCCCCCAGATAACCTCAAACTTCCTAAGCGATGCACTGGTTCTGGTAATCTTCCTCGTGCTTTACCTGGTGGCGGTTGCGACCTTTGTCTCACTGGCCTCCCCAAACGCGTTTCTTGCCTTTATGGTGGGATTTGCTGTCATATACGCGCCCAGGGTTACCGGCCTTTCCAACGTCCCGCCGGTGCTCTTCATCAACGCACTCCATCGCAGTGGAAGTAGTGACTTCACGCCTTTCACCGTACACTACATCGGCTGGGGCCTTCTCGTCCCGCTGGCGCTCTTTGCCCTCTCGTGGGTTCTCATCAGAAGGAGGGATGTGGTGTGA
- a CDS encoding type II toxin-antitoxin system RelE/ParE family toxin gives MGFENRVLISRKALKELMDIPAEEREVIKDRISKLAFFPLAHLDVQKLRGYENVYRLRVGEYRVIFEYQKDERTVRVLKIGKRENVYS, from the coding sequence ATGGGCTTTGAGAACAGGGTCTTAATAAGTAGGAAGGCTCTGAAGGAACTCATGGACATACCTGCAGAAGAAAGAGAGGTTATTAAAGACAGGATATCTAAGCTGGCCTTCTTTCCACTCGCCCATCTCGATGTTCAGAAGCTCAGGGGATATGAAAACGTTTACCGCCTTCGCGTTGGTGAATATAGAGTTATCTTTGAATATCAAAAAGATGAGAGAACCGTCAGAGTTCTAAAGATTGGGAAGAGGGAGAACGTTTATTCATAA
- a CDS encoding GTP cyclohydrolase IV — MLVETQEERPEIMERLHRVGITNLRTVARINWKGRVYTFLPVFEITIDVPEEKKGIHMSRLVESITEAMSEAVEEEVMEAHTSLEELGRAIIGRLENKHPHKRAEVWIRTHLIIPRETPASKKITYEPYDVEVAIIKNENGSFEKVLRVKVVGNTACPHAMANNNGKTHIQRAIGELEVRTAFDEEIALEDMIDVVESSFSHPTYTLLKTVDENAVVQGMFANPKFVEDVAREIFAKAKERFKGKIHVRVVSNESIHKHDVIAETWS; from the coding sequence ATGCTCGTCGAGACCCAGGAGGAAAGGCCAGAGATAATGGAGCGCCTTCACCGCGTTGGGATAACCAACCTGCGCACCGTGGCGAGAATAAACTGGAAAGGACGGGTGTACACTTTCCTTCCAGTGTTCGAGATAACCATCGACGTCCCGGAGGAGAAGAAGGGGATACACATGAGCAGGCTGGTCGAGAGCATAACGGAAGCCATGAGCGAGGCCGTTGAGGAAGAGGTCATGGAGGCCCACACCTCACTTGAAGAACTTGGAAGGGCGATAATCGGAAGGCTCGAAAACAAGCATCCGCACAAACGCGCGGAGGTCTGGATAAGAACCCACCTCATAATACCGCGCGAGACTCCCGCGAGCAAAAAGATCACCTACGAGCCCTACGACGTCGAGGTGGCCATTATAAAAAACGAGAACGGCTCCTTTGAGAAGGTTCTCCGCGTCAAGGTGGTCGGCAACACCGCCTGTCCCCACGCGATGGCCAACAACAACGGAAAGACCCACATACAGCGCGCGATAGGCGAGCTTGAGGTGAGAACGGCCTTTGATGAGGAGATAGCCCTTGAGGATATGATTGACGTGGTCGAGAGCTCCTTCAGTCATCCGACCTACACGCTCCTTAAGACCGTCGATGAAAACGCTGTCGTGCAGGGAATGTTCGCTAACCCTAAGTTTGTGGAAGATGTGGCGAGGGAAATATTCGCCAAGGCAAAGGAGAGGTTTAAAGGAAAGATCCACGTTAGGGTTGTCAGCAACGAGAGCATCCACAAGCACGACGTGATAGCGGAGACGTGGAGCTGA
- a CDS encoding DUF4129 domain-containing protein, giving the protein MERMKSIYVALFASFILVSTLLGRTAVHGGTTVFNFEWVFFFANLFLFAAAGYVLKMLLEGNFEGGMRGTKRGNVLAGIITLLSLLVVIKLILEKKPEELVNGGKVGETLSGVWYNVTSGDFVVILRELPGIFYSIPFVVFILFLLTVKRRKKPRRVPFEVRFEPQMTYDSIEGTPAERVIKMYKNVVAGLVMRGYPYQKSWTHWEHEEKLREIFPDLEDIDILTRIFEKAKYAGRLDEADVAAARRSYDRLMELLR; this is encoded by the coding sequence ATGGAGAGGATGAAGAGCATTTACGTGGCCCTTTTTGCGTCTTTTATCCTAGTTTCCACGCTCCTTGGCAGGACGGCCGTTCATGGAGGGACTACTGTCTTCAACTTCGAGTGGGTATTTTTCTTCGCGAACCTCTTCCTGTTTGCGGCGGCTGGCTATGTGCTGAAGATGCTCCTTGAGGGGAACTTTGAAGGGGGAATGCGGGGAACCAAGAGGGGCAACGTTCTGGCTGGTATCATAACGCTACTCTCCCTCTTGGTCGTCATTAAGCTGATCCTCGAAAAGAAGCCGGAAGAGCTCGTGAACGGGGGCAAAGTAGGGGAAACCCTCTCCGGGGTCTGGTACAACGTCACCTCCGGCGACTTCGTCGTTATTCTAAGAGAGCTTCCAGGGATATTCTACTCCATCCCCTTCGTCGTCTTCATCCTGTTCCTCCTCACGGTGAAGAGGCGTAAGAAACCGAGAAGGGTTCCCTTTGAGGTCAGGTTCGAGCCCCAGATGACGTACGACTCCATAGAGGGCACCCCTGCGGAGAGGGTAATAAAGATGTACAAGAACGTCGTGGCCGGCCTCGTCATGAGGGGCTACCCCTATCAGAAGAGCTGGACACATTGGGAGCACGAAGAAAAGCTGAGGGAAATCTTTCCTGACCTCGAAGACATCGACATCCTCACGAGGATATTTGAGAAGGCCAAATATGCCGGCAGGCTGGACGAGGCCGATGTCGCCGCCGCCAGGAGGAGTTATGACAGGCTCATGGAGCTGCTTAGGTAG
- a CDS encoding DUF1699 family protein produces the protein MRVEVKAKNNSELIRKLNEVLSDEVTEVYVNLRPTKEILVRILERAPNVRRISCPPSLYPKVSKKAIKALAQMGIELVPEGYPRGRPRKYDEGTVREVQNLIMNGVPPKEISARMGIPLRTVYYMIEQLGVRRWRG, from the coding sequence ATGCGGGTGGAGGTTAAGGCCAAGAACAATTCCGAGCTCATAAGGAAGCTCAACGAGGTTCTGAGCGACGAGGTTACCGAGGTTTATGTAAACCTCCGCCCGACAAAGGAGATACTCGTAAGGATACTCGAACGCGCCCCCAACGTAAGGCGGATAAGCTGTCCGCCGAGCCTCTACCCCAAGGTCTCGAAAAAGGCCATCAAAGCCCTCGCCCAGATGGGCATAGAGCTCGTTCCGGAGGGCTACCCCAGGGGACGGCCCAGGAAGTACGATGAGGGAACCGTTAGGGAGGTCCAAAACCTCATAATGAACGGCGTTCCCCCCAAGGAGATAAGCGCCAGGATGGGCATCCCTCTCCGGACGGTTTACTACATGATTGAGCAGCTGGGTGTCCGGCGATGGAGAGGATGA
- a CDS encoding DUF530 family protein, whose protein sequence is MTTTEELVAQVNKILDDIGIDMDGLFETFDLPSISYRLRENLSLLQELEEDLSRRVGETTPAVRGMGKRDRDPHIQWIYKKKRNRVLALERLRAAITAHKMALALISANYTFFLGRKPITLKELTRENVEDVEAVPRDVQIGRIEVLPHLAYSGDVLRLLARESIAVRESFKFIKGKLREKGTVRTRGLRIEVEYWENNRLKKARLDLPADADIEGELRKRYGRRFRWRVLSFVKTKGVLINNHYTVDNLSLAYSVLDPEKGAEKLGLDLFRYYFLTSENERETLGLYPNIKLCIDCHYSIFDLPFRSEPNFRTGHGSMLIIRKCEMESALVGKRKDITTVPNYLLGAVLLYGMSEYSEDKVAELLGVPRSELEEAIRKFVISGLHKALFADTKKFEKFMPKSDKAKQFLALLQG, encoded by the coding sequence ATGACGACGACTGAAGAGCTCGTCGCACAGGTTAACAAGATACTGGACGATATCGGGATAGACATGGACGGGTTATTTGAGACTTTCGACCTCCCGTCCATTTCTTACCGTTTGAGGGAGAACCTTTCCCTCCTTCAGGAGCTTGAGGAGGACCTTTCGAGGCGCGTTGGTGAGACAACCCCCGCGGTGCGGGGCATGGGCAAGCGCGACCGCGACCCGCACATCCAGTGGATTTACAAGAAGAAGCGCAACAGGGTCCTTGCCCTTGAGAGGCTCCGCGCGGCGATAACCGCCCACAAGATGGCCCTTGCCCTAATCTCCGCCAACTACACTTTTTTCCTTGGACGGAAGCCGATAACCCTTAAGGAGCTCACGAGGGAGAACGTTGAGGATGTTGAGGCCGTTCCGAGGGACGTTCAGATAGGCAGAATAGAGGTGCTGCCCCACCTGGCCTACTCTGGTGACGTTCTGAGGCTCCTCGCCCGAGAGAGCATAGCGGTCAGGGAGTCCTTCAAGTTCATAAAGGGCAAGCTCCGCGAGAAGGGAACCGTTAGGACGCGTGGGCTTAGGATAGAAGTCGAGTACTGGGAGAACAACAGGCTCAAAAAGGCCCGCCTCGACCTTCCCGCAGATGCGGACATAGAGGGCGAGCTGAGAAAGCGCTACGGGAGGCGCTTCCGCTGGCGCGTGCTGAGTTTCGTCAAGACCAAGGGGGTGCTCATAAACAACCACTACACCGTTGATAACCTCTCCCTGGCCTATTCTGTCCTTGATCCTGAAAAGGGCGCAGAAAAACTCGGCCTCGACCTATTCCGCTACTACTTCCTCACCTCTGAGAACGAGAGGGAAACCCTTGGCCTTTATCCAAACATAAAGCTCTGCATAGACTGCCATTACTCGATATTCGACCTTCCCTTCAGGAGCGAGCCGAACTTTAGGACGGGTCATGGGAGCATGCTCATCATAAGGAAGTGCGAGATGGAAAGCGCCCTCGTCGGGAAGAGGAAGGACATAACAACCGTTCCCAACTACCTGCTCGGCGCGGTTCTCCTCTACGGAATGAGCGAGTACAGCGAGGATAAAGTCGCCGAGCTTCTCGGCGTTCCGAGGAGCGAGCTTGAAGAGGCCATAAGGAAGTTCGTGATTTCCGGCCTTCACAAGGCCCTCTTTGCCGACACGAAGAAGTTTGAGAAGTTTATGCCTAAGAGCGATAAGGCCAAGCAGTTTTTGGCCCTCCTTCAGGGGTGA
- a CDS encoding DNA topoisomerase IV subunit A, producing the protein MPKSKVKREKPRERFSYDPTKVLTRLEEYGKRILEDIKAGKNPYFDIPMRGLNNVYFDEKRRVIRMGDKLSRRYFLNVAHARKFMQTLLIMAYVKRLVSEGKHASLREAYYANKHTIPGTKENTFEDQRESDPIIEDLERMLGVLREEMHLTADRRGYIYGDIVIRDGEDEFNTSKLGMGGWAVPGTVEHLHFVEVNVDYALVVETAAMADRLIEEKFPKKEKALIIATQGQASRGVRRLIHRLHYEEGLPIIVFTDGDPYGWYIYSTIKQGSINLAYLSDKLATPEAKFVGMTMDDIERYGLKNVTEKLKGIPPNKKGGPTADYKRILEEMEYPWFQNREWQRQLKMAIKMGVRIEQQALANKSLEFVAKKYLPEKINNGELLP; encoded by the coding sequence ATGCCTAAATCCAAGGTGAAGAGGGAGAAGCCCAGGGAGCGCTTTTCCTACGACCCAACCAAAGTTCTCACCAGGCTTGAGGAGTACGGGAAGAGAATCCTTGAGGACATAAAGGCCGGAAAGAACCCCTACTTTGACATCCCGATGCGTGGGCTGAACAACGTCTACTTCGACGAGAAGAGGCGCGTCATCAGGATGGGCGACAAGCTCTCAAGGAGATACTTCCTCAACGTGGCTCACGCAAGAAAGTTCATGCAGACCCTGCTCATAATGGCCTACGTGAAGCGTCTCGTAAGCGAGGGCAAGCACGCGAGCCTTCGTGAAGCCTACTACGCCAACAAGCACACCATCCCCGGGACCAAGGAGAACACCTTCGAAGACCAGCGCGAGAGCGACCCCATCATCGAAGACCTCGAAAGGATGCTCGGCGTTCTCAGGGAAGAGATGCACCTCACGGCCGACAGGCGCGGCTACATCTACGGCGACATAGTCATACGCGACGGTGAGGACGAGTTCAACACGAGCAAGCTCGGCATGGGAGGCTGGGCGGTTCCAGGAACGGTCGAGCACCTGCACTTTGTGGAGGTCAACGTTGACTACGCCCTGGTCGTCGAGACCGCCGCTATGGCCGACCGTCTCATCGAGGAAAAGTTCCCGAAGAAGGAGAAAGCTTTAATCATAGCCACCCAGGGACAGGCCTCGCGCGGTGTCAGGAGGCTCATTCACAGGCTCCACTACGAGGAAGGTCTTCCGATAATAGTCTTCACCGATGGCGACCCCTACGGTTGGTACATCTACTCCACCATAAAGCAGGGCTCCATCAACCTCGCCTACCTCAGCGACAAGCTCGCAACACCGGAGGCGAAGTTCGTTGGAATGACCATGGACGACATAGAGCGCTATGGGCTGAAGAACGTCACTGAAAAGCTCAAGGGAATCCCGCCGAACAAGAAGGGCGGCCCGACGGCGGATTACAAGAGAATCCTGGAGGAGATGGAGTACCCGTGGTTCCAGAACAGGGAGTGGCAGAGGCAGCTCAAGATGGCGATTAAGATGGGGGTCAGGATAGAACAACAGGCTTTAGCAAACAAGAGCCTCGAGTTCGTCGCGAAGAAGTACCTCCCCGAAAAGATAAACAACGGTGAGCTCCTGCCATGA
- the top6B gene encoding DNA topoisomerase VI subunit B, with translation MAEASQLFKEFKIQSVSEFFRRNAAMLGYTGKIRSLTTVVHEAVTNSLDACEEAGIPPYIRVEIEELGREHYKVIVEDNGPGIPEKYITHVFGKMLAGTKAHRNIQSRGQQGIGISGAVMFAQITSGKATRVITSTGGDKTIEAWVKIDVDKNEGKIVKKEKHPNPKGWRGTRIELEVKNVKYIRSKQGVYWYLKLTAIANPHAHIELIEPDGKLIVFPRSSEEVPKPPVEMKPHPRGVLTDDVYRMAKKTRRNTVKRFLVGEFSRISDKKIDELIEYIAALRLIKTEEDKNVQEQLYERLMKGEVKAVLRSFRGYTKVVKQVAKMMEKPPEKLTWHEAEEIVEAFKYMKFLAPPTHGLRPIGEENIEKGLRGILKPEFVTAVTRPPKVYSGGIPFQVEVGLAYGGEIPAGFELLRYANRVPLLFDAGSCVTTLAARSIDWKRYKVDDLDRAPVVLMINVISVHVPYTGTGKQSIANVEEIQNEIRLAIMDAARRLQTYLSGKHRKLYQVKRKKTFEKYVPEIARALSVLTGEEEDAVKSYFLTFIESHFKAKEGELSEVSENA, from the coding sequence ATGGCCGAAGCAAGTCAACTGTTTAAGGAGTTCAAGATTCAGAGCGTCAGCGAGTTCTTCAGGCGAAACGCGGCCATGCTTGGCTACACGGGCAAGATACGCTCCCTTACCACGGTCGTCCACGAGGCCGTTACAAACTCCCTCGATGCCTGCGAGGAGGCGGGAATTCCCCCCTACATCCGCGTTGAGATAGAGGAGCTTGGAAGGGAGCACTACAAGGTTATCGTTGAGGACAACGGCCCCGGAATACCCGAGAAGTACATAACCCACGTCTTTGGAAAGATGCTGGCCGGAACCAAGGCGCACAGGAACATACAGAGCCGTGGCCAGCAGGGCATAGGTATAAGCGGTGCCGTCATGTTCGCCCAGATAACGAGCGGAAAGGCAACGCGCGTCATCACCTCCACCGGCGGCGATAAAACCATCGAGGCCTGGGTGAAGATAGACGTTGACAAGAACGAGGGTAAAATAGTCAAAAAGGAGAAGCACCCCAACCCGAAGGGCTGGCGCGGGACGAGGATAGAGCTAGAGGTCAAGAACGTCAAGTACATCCGCTCCAAACAGGGCGTTTACTGGTACCTCAAGCTCACCGCCATAGCTAATCCACACGCCCACATAGAGCTCATAGAGCCCGATGGGAAGCTCATAGTCTTTCCGAGGTCGAGCGAAGAGGTTCCAAAGCCCCCGGTCGAGATGAAGCCCCACCCGCGCGGCGTCCTCACCGACGACGTTTACAGGATGGCCAAGAAAACGAGGAGGAACACCGTGAAGCGCTTCCTCGTCGGTGAGTTTTCGAGGATAAGCGACAAGAAGATAGACGAGCTGATAGAGTACATTGCCGCGCTGAGGCTCATAAAGACGGAGGAGGACAAGAACGTCCAGGAGCAACTCTACGAGAGGCTCATGAAAGGCGAGGTTAAGGCCGTTCTCCGCTCCTTCAGGGGCTACACGAAGGTCGTCAAGCAGGTCGCTAAGATGATGGAGAAGCCGCCGGAAAAGCTCACCTGGCACGAGGCGGAGGAGATAGTCGAGGCCTTCAAGTACATGAAGTTCTTGGCTCCCCCGACTCATGGCCTCAGGCCGATAGGCGAGGAGAACATTGAGAAAGGTCTGAGGGGAATCCTCAAGCCGGAGTTCGTGACGGCAGTGACGAGACCGCCGAAGGTCTACTCGGGGGGTATTCCTTTCCAGGTTGAGGTTGGATTGGCGTACGGCGGTGAGATTCCGGCTGGCTTTGAGCTTCTCCGCTATGCCAACCGCGTTCCTCTCCTCTTCGATGCAGGCTCATGTGTGACGACGCTCGCGGCACGCTCGATAGACTGGAAGCGCTATAAGGTGGACGACCTCGACCGCGCGCCGGTAGTGCTCATGATAAACGTCATCAGCGTTCACGTGCCCTACACCGGCACGGGGAAGCAGAGCATAGCTAACGTCGAGGAAATCCAGAATGAGATAAGGCTGGCCATAATGGACGCCGCCAGGAGGCTTCAGACTTACCTCAGCGGCAAGCACAGGAAGCTCTACCAGGTCAAGAGGAAGAAAACCTTTGAGAAGTACGTGCCCGAGATAGCGAGGGCCCTAAGCGTCCTGACGGGAGAGGAGGAGGACGCCGTTAAGAGCTACTTCCTGACTTTCATAGAGAGCCACTTCAAGGCCAAAGAGGGTGAGCTTAGCGAGGTGAGCGAGAATGCCTAA
- a CDS encoding KH domain-containing protein has product MDEFERLLKKYERLDKDGRPLREEHEEEITYAAEGEQEEFVRIPKERVAVVIGKKGQTKREIERRTKTKIEIDSETGEVFIAATKETDDPLAVWKARDVVMAIGRGFSPERAFRLFNEGEVLEVVNLTDVVIGNDKNALPRVRGRIIGRKGRTREIIEEMSGADVSVYGKTVAIIGNPIQVEVAKTAIEKLAKGSPHGVVYKYLERRKKDLELESMSYYEALGGELENNEEE; this is encoded by the coding sequence ATGGACGAGTTTGAGAGGCTCCTTAAGAAGTACGAGCGCCTTGACAAGGACGGTCGGCCTCTGAGAGAGGAGCATGAGGAGGAGATAACCTACGCGGCCGAGGGTGAGCAGGAGGAGTTCGTGAGGATTCCGAAGGAGCGTGTGGCGGTTGTCATAGGAAAGAAGGGACAGACCAAGAGGGAAATCGAGAGGAGAACTAAAACCAAGATAGAGATAGACAGCGAGACCGGCGAGGTGTTCATCGCCGCCACGAAGGAGACCGACGACCCGCTCGCCGTCTGGAAGGCGCGCGATGTCGTTATGGCCATCGGGAGGGGTTTCTCGCCCGAGAGGGCCTTCCGGCTCTTCAACGAGGGCGAAGTCCTTGAGGTAGTTAACCTCACCGATGTCGTCATCGGTAATGACAAGAACGCCCTGCCAAGGGTTAGGGGAAGGATAATCGGTAGGAAAGGGAGAACACGCGAGATAATCGAGGAGATGAGCGGTGCTGATGTGAGCGTCTACGGTAAGACTGTCGCGATAATCGGCAACCCGATTCAGGTTGAGGTTGCCAAGACTGCAATAGAGAAGCTCGCCAAGGGCTCCCCGCACGGTGTTGTCTACAAGTACCTTGAAAGGAGAAAGAAAGACCTTGAACTGGAGAGCATGAGCTATTACGAGGCCCTTGGCGGCGAACTGGAGAATAACGAGGAGGAATGA
- a CDS encoding serine protein kinase RIO, with protein MREEFIEREIEYMLGLRERREKDSELYKIANEVFDRTTKETLAYLHRRGKIEVLYGVISTGKEANVFAGADAEGKRVAVKIYRTYTTEFRRIWEYLAADPRIGYLPKDMRKLVFVWTRREFKNLQRAIKYAVRVPEPIIFRNNVLVMEFVGDEMPAPRLKDVERELELSDFEELYDFAIRVIERLWKRGDMVHGDLSEYNILLHGGPVVIDWSQATVRRNRMSLELLKRDLRNVINYFGRKGVDVDDFDEKFRELVGV; from the coding sequence ATGCGCGAGGAGTTCATCGAACGAGAGATCGAGTACATGCTCGGCCTCAGGGAGAGGCGCGAGAAGGACAGCGAGCTCTACAAGATAGCCAACGAAGTCTTTGACAGGACGACAAAGGAAACCCTTGCCTATCTGCACAGGAGGGGTAAAATAGAGGTCCTCTACGGAGTAATAAGCACGGGGAAAGAGGCTAACGTCTTCGCTGGCGCGGATGCCGAGGGAAAGAGGGTGGCAGTGAAGATATACCGCACTTACACCACTGAATTCCGTAGGATATGGGAGTACCTTGCCGCTGATCCTAGAATCGGCTACCTGCCCAAGGATATGCGCAAGCTCGTCTTCGTGTGGACGAGAAGAGAGTTCAAGAACCTCCAGCGGGCTATTAAGTATGCGGTTCGGGTCCCCGAGCCGATAATCTTCCGAAACAACGTCTTGGTGATGGAGTTCGTGGGCGATGAAATGCCCGCCCCGAGGCTCAAGGATGTGGAGCGCGAACTTGAGCTCAGCGACTTCGAGGAGCTCTACGACTTCGCGATTAGGGTCATTGAGAGGCTCTGGAAGAGGGGAGATATGGTCCACGGCGACCTCAGCGAGTACAACATACTGCTCCACGGCGGGCCTGTGGTTATAGACTGGTCCCAGGCAACCGTGAGGAGGAACCGTATGAGCCTGGAGCTACTTAAGCGTGACCTGCGCAACGTCATCAATTACTTCGGTAGGAAAGGTGTTGATGTTGATGATTTTGATGAGAAGTTCCGTGAGTTGGTTGGGGTTTAG